The following is a genomic window from Methanoplanus sp. FWC-SCC4.
GGTACCTGTATATCTCCTCCGATTGCCCATATTACAGCCGCATCAAATAATTTCCATCCATCTGCCGTGAGTTGTGCTGCGGAGTCATCTGAGAGGAATAATCCCACACGACGTTCAGGTGCTGTCATTCCTGCCATCTCTACCCCTTTCTCATATCCAAATACTGTGTAGAGTTGCGGGTAATTCGGACTGTTTGCAATCATTATGCTGTTGTCTGATGGAATTCCTGTGTTTTCAGCCATCCGGGCTCCAAAAACTTTTACAGTTCCTTTTAGTCCTGCAGAAAGTTCATGTCCTTCACCAATGATTGAAACTTCAGTCTGGTCGCGAATAATTTTGTAATCCGTACCTCCCATTGTACCTGTCATTTTCATATCATCGTAGATATATGACTCCCAGGTCACAACGGGGACATTTACATCCTTGAATTTTTTGCTTACAAAAGTCGGGCTTGAAGTTGATGAGATAATTACAAGCTCTTTACCTTCTGCATCCTCTGATTTTGAAATCGAGTCATCAATTATGGCTACTGTGTAACCCATATTCTCAAGGTGTATTTTTACTGCTTTATCTCCACTGTTTAAGTTGACATTTCCGACAATCATTACAATGTTGCCATGCTCTTCAGGACCCGGTGTCGGTTCAGGGGTTGGAACTAATGTTGGCTCCGGTGTAGGAGGTACCGGTGTTGGCTCTGGTGTAGGAACTAGTGTCGGCTCGGGGGTTGGAACAGGAGTCGGAACTGGTGTTGGCTCCGGTGTAGGAACTAGTGTCGGTTCAGGGGTTGGAACTGGCGTTGGTATGGGCGTTGGTTCAATTGGCGGAATATATTCCGATCCAATTGCTGAGATTACATATGCACCGAATTTTTCGCCTGTGTATATGTACCCGTTGTATCCAAAGACATCCATATACATTGTTCCGGGGATTTCAAGAGATTTAATCAACTTAATATCCGCCGGATTTGATATGTCAAATGCCCTGATATCCCCGATCGGACCCCCTGATGCGTACACGACATTGTCAAGCACACTTAATCCGTAACCTACCCACTGACCCGGATAGCTCACTTTTCCTATCGTTTTTGGAGCCTGGATGTTTCTTAAATCAATTGTAACAACATCATTTCCTGTAAGGGCCACTGCTGTGTCACCCAGCACTTCAACATCATAGAAAGGTTTTCCTGCCTCATATGTTGCTATAACAACTGGATTTTGCTTGTTGCTGACATCGATCACATGAACTCCTGTATAGCTGCCGAGATATGATGCAACCAGCAGGTAATTGTCCTTATATTTTGCAAGGTTTCCATTGAAGTGCGGGTCTCTTGCAATGTATGCAGGATTATACGGGCTTGAAATATCAACAATTCCTGCGGATGTGTATACATAATTGCCGTCAGGCAGTACTGAGGCAATATTGTCCTTGTAATCAACAAATACCTTCACCGGCTGTTCCGGATTGGAAATGTCGATCATATTCAGGCCGCCCCACTCTCCTGCGCCAAAGAGGTAATTGCCCTGTATGCTGACATCGTTAAATCTTCCGGGAGTCTCAATGAATGCAGATTCAAACGGATTTTCCTTATCCTTTGTATCAACCACCCACATTCCGTCGTTGTGTGCACCGATGAAGAGATAATCGTCCTTTGCCACTACAGAGTCAACGCCGCCCACCACAGGGACATTTACAATCAGAGATGGCTGCTTTGGATCTGAAGTATCATAGATCCCGAATCCCATTGATTCGCCTGCAAGGAATGTGTAGTAATCTGTTGGGAAGATTCCCTCAATATATCCTGCAATTTCTGTACCCTTTCCTGCAACGAATGCCTGGTTGGGATTTGAAATGTCAATTACACTAAATCCCTGGTAACGGACAGAGACATATGCATAATCACCGAGAATTTTAACGTCATTTGCATCGATTCCCATTATATTTTTAACCTCAACCGGATGTGATTTGTCGGATATGTCAATGACCCTCACACCGTTGTGGTATTCTGTAACATATGCATAGTTGCCCTTAACCGCAACTCCGGAGAAACTGTCAAGTGCTGATGTACTTGCGGTGTAGCTTCCAACAATCCTCGGGCTTTTTGGATCTGAAAGGTTAAATATGTCCAGCGTTTTGTCGGTTGCCCTTGCAACGTAAAGATAACCGTCTGCTATGGAAATCCTCCACGGTCTGTTGTAGCCGTTCAACTTTACAACATTTCCAAATTTCGGATTGGAAACATCGGATATGTCCACTATCTGTATACCGATATTGTATACTGAAAGATAAGCGGTGTTTCCGTAGACCTCAACATCCCTTATCTCAGTTCCGGGAGGATGCGGGCTTTTAAGCGAAGAGATTTTGACCGGGTTATTTGGATCTCTTATGTCGACGATGATGTACCCTGTCGTATACCCTATGTGAAGGTAAGGATACTCCATATACATGCTTTTGACATTCTCGCCTACATAGATCTTTGAGATGTAATCCTTCCATGTAAGATCTTTTACAGTGGCAGGGTTTGTAACATCATAAACCCTTACCTCGCCGCCCTGTGCAACGTAAAGATATCCTCCCTCCTCGACAACATCAAAGGAAGGACCGTTTGCCAGGTGACCTACTGTGTCCAGCGTCGGATGAGTCGGATCCGGTGTCGGCTCAGGAGTTGGAACTGGTGTTGGTTCCGGTGTAGGAACTAATGTAGGCTCAGGGGTTGGAACTGGTGTTGGTTCCGGTGTAGGAACTAATGTAGGCTCAGGGGTTGGAACTGGTGTTGGTTCTGGTGTAGGAACTAATGTAGGTTCAGGGGTTGGAACTGGTGTTGGCGGGATGTATTCCGATCCAATTGCTGAGATTACATATGCACCAAATTTTTCCCCTGTGTATATGTAGCCGTTGTATCCGAAGACGTCCATATATGTTGTTCCGGGGAGTTCAAGGGTTTTAATCAGCTTAATACTCGCCGGATTTGATATGTCAAATGCCCTGATTGCACCTATGGGTCCTCCGGATGCGTACACGACATTGTCAAGCACATTTAATCCGTTACCTATCCACTGGCCCGGATAGCTTACCTTTCCTATCGTTTTTGGAGCCTGGATGTTTCTTAAATCAATTGTAACAACATCATTTCCTGTAAGGGCCACTGCTGTGTCACCCAGCACTTCAACATCATAGAAAGGTTTTCCTGCCTCATATGTTGCTATAACAACTGGATTTTGCTTGTTGCTGACATCGATCACATGAACTCCTGTATAGCTGCCGAGATATGATGCAACCAGCAGGTAATTGTCCTTATATTTTGCAAGGTTTCCATTGAAGTGCGGGTCTCTTGCAATGTATGCAGGATTATACGGGCTTGAAATATCAACGATTCCTACGGATGTGTATACATAATTGCCGTCAGGCAGTACTGAGGCAATATTGTCCTTGTAATCGACAAATACCTTCACCGGCTGTTCCGGATTGGAAATGTCGATCATATTCAGGCCGCCCCACTCTCCTGCGCCAAAGAGGTAATTGCCCTGTATGCTGACATCGTTAAATCTTCCGGGAGTCTCAATGAATGCAGATTCAAACGGATTTTCCTTATCCTTTGTATCAACCACCCACATTCCGTCGTTGTGTGCACCGATGAAGAGATAATCGTCCTTTGCCACTACAGAGTCAACGCCGCCCACCACAGGGACATTTACAATCAGAGATGGCTGCTTTGGATCTGAAGTATCATAGATCCCGAATCCCATTGATTCGCCTGCAAGGAATGTGTAGTAATCTGTTGGGAAGATTCCCTCAATATATCCTGCAATTTCTGTCCCCTTCCCTGCAACGAATGCCTGGGTGGGATTTGAAATGTCAATTACGCTGAATCCCTGGTAACGGACAGAGACATATGCATAATCGCCGAGAATTTTGACGTCATTTGCATCGATTCCCATTATATTAGTGACCTCAAACGGACGTGATTTGTCGGATATGTCAATGACCCTCACACCGTTGTGGTATTCTGTAACATATGCATAGTTGCCCTTAACCGCAACTCCGGAGAAACTGTCAAGTGCTGATGTACTTGCGGTGTAGCTTCCAACAATCCTCGGGCTTTTTGGATCTGAAAGGTTAAATATGTCCAGCGTTTTGTCGGTTGCCCTTGCAACGTAAAGATAACCGTCTGCTATGGAAATCCTCCACGGTCTGTTGTAGCCGTTCAACTTTACAACATTTCCAAATTTCGGATTGGAAACATCGGATATGTCCACTATCTGTATACCGATATTGTATACTGAAAGATAAGCGGTGTTTCCGTAGACCTCAACATCCCTTATCTCAGTTCCGGGAGGATGCGGGCTTTTAAGCGAAGAGATTTTGACCGGGTTATTTGGATCTCTTATGTCGACGATGATGTACCCTGTCGTATACCCTATGTGAAGGTAAGGATACTCCATATACATGCTTTTGACATTCTCGCCTACATAGATCTTTGAGATGTAATCCTTCCATGTAAGATCTTTTACAGTGGCAGGGTTTGTAACATCATAAACCCTTACCTCGCCGCCCTGTGCAACGTAAAGATATCCTCCCTCCTCGACAACATCAAAGGAAGGACCGTTTGCCAGGTGGCCTACTGTGTCCAGCCCCGCAGACGCGACGGCCGGCACTGCAATCATTATCAAAATAAGACCGATCAGGAATTTTACCGATCCTGTCTTCTTTCGAGAAATACTGGTTGGTGTATTCATTTTTTGAAAACCCCCCACGGGTTCCCTTAGCAGCATAAACTGTTCGAGGGCATCCCCGTGTGATAGATGTATATGAGGAGAGATAGTATTTAAGGATAAACTCTAATGATAATCACTGAAAATATCGCCAACGACAATCATAAGCCGAGTGAAATTATTTTCCATATAGTCTGAAAAAAAGAATATTATTCACTACAAAGCAAATCACATCTCATACAGAAAAATGAAATTGAAATTTCAGATTTTTCAGACAGAATCCATCTCCCTCCTGCCAGAATATTTGTTTTAACTGAACAGACAGCCATTTTACAAGGGAATATTGAGAGTGATTTAAATCTCCTGAAAAGTATTGAAACCTCCAGGTAAAGGATCTTAGTGGTCCGGAGATAATAGTTTTTGAGTCTGCCGGATCACAAAGGAAAATTCAGAAAATAACCACTCACAATTCTGTATAGAGAAAATTAATCCAAATTAAAAAAAATCTGATGTAATTATTCAACAATCAGGCTTTCATCGTACCTGTTTTCATTCGCAAGTGTAAATTCACTGCTCATGTGAAGACAATTTGCAGGGCAGACATCATTGCACTGTGAACAGAAAATACACTGGGTAACATAAATTCTGACTGTTTTTGTCTCTTTAATAAACTCAATTGCATTTGCCGGACACATGCGTGTACATATCTTACAGCCTATACAGGCATCCCTGTCATATACAATTTTACCCCTGAAATTTTCCGGTATAGAAATTGTCGGATTTATTTCAGCTTTACCCTCAGACACCTGTCCCAAAAATCCTGTGACGGACCGTGGGAGGTACTTTGACGGAAAAAGATTTGTGGCAGGCTTCTTTAAAAACTGCTTTAATACCTCACCCATCGTAGGAAGAAAACTCATACAAAAATACCTCCTGTCAAAATCGCATCAGCACCTATCAGAATCAGAGCCAGAACACCAATTAACGCCAGATAGCCCCAGTAGATTGTAACTACATGATTAATCCTGAAACGTGCCATACTTACCCTGATGAGACTGACCGATACAAAAAGAACAGCAACCATCTTCAAAACGAAGAAGGCAAGATCTGCAATTAAGCCAGCTTCAGGGCTCATTGCAACAAACCATGAAAGATTCCAGGGAAGGAATACTGCAACTGAAAGGGCAAGCATTGCAACCGTTTTGACACCCCCTGCAATATAGAACATAGCAAGATTTCTGCCGGAGTACTCAACAACAAGACCACCGCAAAGTTCGGTTTCAGCTTCGGGTGTATCACAAGGGACTCTTGAAAGCTCTGCCGGCGTGACCCATGCAAGCACAATTAAAAGAAGTATACATCCGATAATCCCGAGAGGACCTGCAACACTCCAAATTGTAACACCGGTTGCAACGCCGGAAATTGTTGCCAGCGAAAAAGGATCAGAAATTCCTGCAACAGAAAGCCTCCATGCAACTGCAATTATTACAACTGCAAGCGGAAACTCGTAGGCAATCATAGTTACCATTTCACGCTGTGCACCAACAGATGCATAAGGCGAACCGGATGCAAAACCTCCCGCAACCATAGCAAGCGCCGGAACAGTTAATAGATACATTACAAGAATTATGTCGCCGTAGTTTCCAAATACGGGCGCAATACTGCCGATAGGGATATACAAAAGAACCGTTATTGCTGATGCCAGCGCTATCACCGGTGCTGCATTGAATACGGACTTTATTGCATTCTCAGGCACAACACTGTCTTTTGCAAGAAGCTTTAGGACATCAATAAAAGGCTGCCTTATTGGAGGACCCACCCTTGCCTGCATATGGGCTGCAAATTTTCTGTCGATTCCAAGAAGAAGAAGACCCAAAACCATTCCAAATACAGCAACGGCAACCGTACCTGCGATCACCCCGGCTCCGGCAGATATGATTGTCATTTAATTAAGCCCCCTTGTTTTTTCAACAGACATCCTGTGAAGCTGTTCTTTTGTGAAAATTTCAGAACTGTTCTTTCTGATAACTGAAACCCTGTCAGTACAGGACATGCACGGATCAATTGATGCGACAATAATCGGAATGTCTGCTATCTGCTCACCCTTAAGAATTTCAAGCCATGCAAGCTGATTGGAGTATGTCGAAGCCTTTACCTTCCACATATATGGAGCATCGGCTTTTTTCATACGTACATAGTGAATGCACTCACCGCGTGGTGCCTCAACCCTTCCAACAGCCTCTCCCCCGGCTTTTTTGCATGCTGAAAGAAGTTTTGGCATTTTCGGCTCCCACAGGATATCACCTTCTTCCCCGGGCATATTCTTCAGGCACTGACGTATGATTGAAACAGACTGGGGAATTTCAAGGATTCTTACAACTATCCTGTCATATACATCCCCGTTGGTTTCACTCAAATAACATTCGGGAAGAACCATGTCAAAATCAATATCCCCATATGCCCCATAAGGAGAATCAATCCTTACGTCAAATTTTAGTCCGGATGCACGTGCTGTAGGACCAACAGTACATAATTCAAGGGCCGCTTTTTTTGTAAGAATACCCGAACCCCTGCACCTCATGTTGATGGTCTTGTCATGCAAAAAGAGTTTCAGCATCTTGTCAACAAGCCCTTCATAATATGAAAGAGCCTCTTCAATACGCGGGATCTGCTCCTTTACAATATCACGTCTTACACCGCCGATCTGAATAATGCCATAATTAATCCTGTTTCCGGTGATGTATTCTATTACATCCAGAGACTCCTCACGTACCCGCCATGCAAGATTAAAGAGTGTGTCAAACCCAAGCTCATGGGCTGCGACACCTGCCCAGAGCAGATGTGACTGAATACGTTCAAGTTCTGCCATAATAGTCCTGATATACTGGGCTCTTTCAGGCACTCTTATTCCGGCAACCTGTTCAACCGCTCTTGAAAATGCAAAAGTGTGCGTTACACCACAGATTCCGCAGATCCTGTCGGTCAGGTGAACTATCTGAACAGGATTTCTGCGCATACCCATCCACTCTATGCCTCTGTGGACTTTTCCCGGAGAAAAATCGACCTCTTCTATGACTTCACCGTTCATTTTAAAGGTGAAAAGGATAGGCTCTTTTAATGCCGGATGGATAGGCCCGATGGGGATTTTGTATGGTGCATTCTTTTTATTATCACTCATTCCCCTTTCACCTCCGCCAACTCGCAAGGCTTTATTTCAGCCTTATTTTCTTCATCGGATTTTTCAGGGGGCCAAACATCATTTTTTGGAGCAGAATTTTTTGTCTCATCTCCTCCGGATTTTGCCTCCTTCTTTGGTTTTGGCTTCACAGGCGGATTTGGTCTGTCTTCAGGTCTTCCGACAGCCCAGAGATCCTTTACCATCCCCTCCTTTATTCCTGCATCATCCTTTCTCCAGGGATAAATCCCCTTAGGGAAATCATCAGGCAGGAATAATCCTCTTTTATCAGGAATGTCTGCCACTTCAACTCCCATCAGCTCTCGTTTCTCCCTTTCGGAATAAACGGCACCGGGTATCAAATCTGAAATTGTCGGAATAATTAAATCTTCTTTTGGAAGAGCAACTTTCAGAGTAATCTCCACTCCTTTTCCCGGACAGCCAAAATAGACATACATGTGATACAGGAGTTCAACAAAATCCACCTCATCAACTGCTGATATAACACCAAAATGAGGATAATCAATTGATATAACTTCCTTCACTGCATCATGAAGGATGCTTCTTTCAATAGTAATCCATACAGAATTAACAGGAGTGCTTTTTGCCCCTTCTGTCCACTGCCTTATAGAAATATCACTGATTTTTCCTGCAAATTTATCAGAGAAACGATCAGCAATTTCATTTGCAGTCAGCGGAGTTCTCTTAATATCACTCATCTCTTATCCCCCATAAGACGCTCGAGTTTCGCAATCGCTTTTACAACTCCGTAAATTATTGCCTCAGGCCTTGGTGCACATCCGGGAACATAAACATCAACAGGAATTACTTCACCGACAGGCCCGTCAAGATTATAGGAATCAAAGAAGGCACCTCCCGACTGACCGCATGCACCCACACATATGACAACCTTTGGATCAGGCGTCTGCTCATAAACACGCCTAAGGCGGTCTGCCATTGCATGAACAACAGGCCCTGTAACAAGCAGTACATCAGCATGCCTTGGAGAGCCTACAAGTTTTATTCCAAATCTCTCAGGATCATATCTTGGCATTAACGATGCGACAATTTCAATATCGCACCCGTTGCATGAACCAGAATTAAAATGAAAGACCCAAAGAGATCTTTTTAGTGAATTTGTAAGCTTCATATCATACCGCCTCCGATAACAATAACCATCACAATTGCAATGACACAAAGGAACCAGATCATATAGTCAGTTAAAATTCCAGTATGCAGGGGTATTAAAATATCATAATAACCTTTAAGGGCCTCTGTAAATCCCCAATACATGTTTCCGGCACGAACATGAACATCTCCTTTTTCAGGCTCCGCATTCCCTGAAAGATATGGTTTTATCTGTTCCGTATCTTTGTGATAGTCAGATTCACCCAGTTTCCAGATCAGCCAGGCTATCAGCAATGATATTATGAATGCAACAATCCAGGCGAGAGGGTTCCATGAACCAAACCCTGTGTAAAGGCTTTCAGTAAGTGCCATTTCAGGCACCTCCGAGTACAGCAGCAATATAACCGCTCTGATCAACAAGTGCCGATGCCGCAGGCGTTACTATGAAATCCACAACCGGCTGCGGGAATACTCCGAAAAGCACTACAAGAAGGGCTAAAATACCCATTGCAATCAGCATTGGTTTTGGCACTTCACGGACTTCACTATATTCGGGAAGCCTCGGGCCCGTGAACATTGAGTGGAAAACTTTCACGAACGATGCAAGGGTGAGAATTGACACAACCATTGCAATTACTGACAATGCAGGATTAAACATGAATACAGATTCATATATCATCAGCTTTGATTCAAATCCGTTGAAAGGCGGAATACCTGCAATCGCAAGTGCACCAATTACGAAAAAGAGCATGGTCCATTTCATATCATGCCCGAGACCGCCCAGTTTATTCAGATTCCTTGTGTCTGTCTGATAGAATATTGCTCCTGCGGTCAGGAACAAAAGGCCCTTGTACATTGCATGGTTGATGATATGGAAAAGACCTCCCTGCATTGCTGTCATTCCAAATGCATTCATCATGGTTTCATCTCCCAAAACAGCAAGTCCCACACCAACACCCAAAAGCATGTATCCGGTCTGTGAAACCGCATGGTAAGACATCAGGCGTTTTACATCCTTTTGCGGAATTGCCATCGTTACTCCGATGAACATTGATAAAACACCAAGAATTATGATGACCCATCCTGTTGTAACGTAATCAAGAGTTACATTATAAAGTGTAAATAAAACCCTGAAAAGACCGTAAAGGCTGGCCTGACTTGCAACAACCAAAAATGCGGTTATTCCTGATGGTGCCATTGAATATGCATCAGGTGTCCAGAAATGCATAGGAACAGCACCTGATTTCATTGCAAGTGCAACCAAAAGAAGCACAAGTGCGACTTTATCAAGCATCCCAAACTGCATGTTCTGAGCTATTACGGCAATATTGAGTGCATCATACTGGCCGTAGAAGAGACCTACGGAAAAAAGAACTAAAAGTCCGCCGAGTGTGGATAAGACTGCATATTTAAGACCGGCTTCGACTGCAACACCCATGTCAATTCTTGATGCGACAAGTGCCGCACCTGCAAGCGAGTTTATCTCCAGGAATACGAAGAAATTGAACATATCGCCGGTGCAGACCATACCAAGTATTCCAACCTGCATCAGCAAAAGAAGTGCAAAGAACGAGTCTTTGCCGGACATTTTCTTAGAGGCGGTTATTGAATAGAGGGATACTGCAAAACCGACAATACAGGCGGAAATCGCCATGAAAACCGACATTGCATCGACTGTAAATATAATCCTGAACGGAATACCTGCTGAATCAGCGGGAATGGCAAGTGATGGCTGTGCCGCTCCAAATGTATATACAAGTGTGCCGTTAATCAAAACCTCGTTGGTAAGAAGTCCTGCGATTACTAGTGTTGCAAGGCTCACCAGCATAACCCATGTGTTCCTTGCAGAATCACTGACATGTCCGAAGAGAGGGGTTGCAAACGCTCCAAGCATCGGGACTGCCAGCAGCAGTGCAGGCAGGTTTTGTAAAATCCAGTCAGAAATCATCCCTTAAGCCTCCCTAAATCAGTTACACTGGCTGATTTGTATTTTTTATAGATTACCATGACAAATGAAAGGAGCATTGCAGTGGTTGCAATACCGATAACAATGTTTGTTAAAGTCATTGCCTGAACTGTGGGAAAAACCATTTTTAAAGAGGCTGCATTCGTAAAGATCGGTGCAGAACCTCCGCTGACATAGCCTGTTGCAACAAGGAAGAGATTTACTCCTGCTTCGACAAGAGAAAGGCCCATAATTATTTTTATCAGGTTTTTCTTTGTTACCATCGTGATTATGCCCAAAATTATGATAATCACGGCGGCAATGTATGGCAGATTGTATATCATGTTCAGGCGTCCTCCCTTGAAATTCCTGAAAGCATGTAAAGAATAATTAGGCCCATTGCTCCGAGAACCTCAATTCCCACTGCAATATTCATTATAGGGATCGTTCCTGCGGTATTCAAAAATCCGGGATTGGAACCGTATGTTACAGAGTCGCCAAAGATGAATCCTCCGTTTGCAAGCCAGTTATAGAAGAATGTCGAACCTGCGATTATCGCGGCTAAAGCCATTATTATAAAAAGCAAAAGTCCTAATGTCTCGGTATTTTTTAAAGCTGATGAAGTAAACCGGCTTTTGATATCCGAATATCTGTTTGCCGCAAACATCAGGACAATTCCTGTTGCAATCACGGCCCCTCCCTGAAAACCTCCACCAGGGGTCAGATGTCCGTGTATGACTATGTAAAAGCCGAATACAAGAATAAATGGAAGCATTATATTTGCTGTTGCACGGACGATTTTACTCATAGTCATAGTCTTCATCCTCCTCTTTCCTTTTCCGAAACATCATCGAAATCGCCAGAACTGCGGTGAATAAAACTGTGGCTTCCCCGAGTGTATCAAATCCACGGAAATCAAAGACAACACCTGTTACAATATTGTTTACAGCCGCCATTTCCTGTCCGTTCTGAATCATGTAATCATCCATCCCGGTATTTTTCGGACTTCCAAATTCAAGGTCAACGGCAGTCATAAGGAAGGATGCTGCAAGAATGGCAACAATAAGTGCGGTTGCAATATCCTTTGTTCTCATTGTTCATCCTCCGTATCAGAAACTTCATTCTGCTCTGTCCCGCGAATAGCAATCATGAAGATGGCTGTTGTAAGCCCTGCACCGATTGCTGCCTCTGCAATTGCAACATCGGGCGCCTGAAGCAGATAAAACTCCAAAGAGAGAAGGAAACTAAAAACACCGAATGCAATTGCCGCAGAAATCAGATCCTTTTGAAGATAGACCATAATTCCGGATAAAATAAGACCGGCCAGTAATATTACCTGCATTATAAGAAACAGATCCATCATTTTTTTGCCTCCAGTCTGTCAACAACCGCATTTTCCGGTTTCTGGCCGGATTTGTAGGCAGCCCTTGCAATGGCATGTGAACCTGTTGCATTTGTAAATGCCAGTGCAACAAGGACAACAGCCGTGCTTATTCCAAGGTCTATATACTGGCCGTCTCCTGATGACAGATAATTCAAAAGGCAGTACAAAAAGACAGCCAGACACAGGAATATTGTCCCGAATGTTGTCATCTTTGTTTCTGCATGGAGCCTTGTATATACATCGGGGAATCTCAATATTCCAACAATTCCAAGTGCGTTGAAGATTACCCCTATTGCTATAAGAATAAATATCAGGGTATCAGACAGCATTAAAGCTCACCTCCCAGATATTTAGCCACAAACAAAGT
Proteins encoded in this region:
- a CDS encoding LVIVD repeat-containing protein, with translation MNTPTSISRKKTGSVKFLIGLILIMIAVPAVASAGLDTVGHLANGPSFDVVEEGGYLYVAQGGEVRVYDVTNPATVKDLTWKDYISKIYVGENVKSMYMEYPYLHIGYTTGYIIVDIRDPNNPVKISSLKSPHPPGTEIRDVEVYGNTAYLSVYNIGIQIVDISDVSNPKFGNVVKLNGYNRPWRISIADGYLYVARATDKTLDIFNLSDPKSPRIVGSYTASTSALDSFSGVAVKGNYAYVTEYHNGVRVIDISDKSRPFEVTNIMGIDANDVKILGDYAYVSVRYQGFSVIDISNPTQAFVAGKGTEIAGYIEGIFPTDYYTFLAGESMGFGIYDTSDPKQPSLIVNVPVVGGVDSVVAKDDYLFIGAHNDGMWVVDTKDKENPFESAFIETPGRFNDVSIQGNYLFGAGEWGGLNMIDISNPEQPVKVFVDYKDNIASVLPDGNYVYTSVGIVDISSPYNPAYIARDPHFNGNLAKYKDNYLLVASYLGSYTGVHVIDVSNKQNPVVIATYEAGKPFYDVEVLGDTAVALTGNDVVTIDLRNIQAPKTIGKVSYPGQWIGNGLNVLDNVVYASGGPIGAIRAFDISNPASIKLIKTLELPGTTYMDVFGYNGYIYTGEKFGAYVISAIGSEYIPPTPVPTPEPTLVPTPEPTPVPTPEPTLVPTPEPTPVPTPEPTLVPTPEPTPVPTPEPTPDPTHPTLDTVGHLANGPSFDVVEEGGYLYVAQGGEVRVYDVTNPATVKDLTWKDYISKIYVGENVKSMYMEYPYLHIGYTTGYIIVDIRDPNNPVKISSLKSPHPPGTEIRDVEVYGNTAYLSVYNIGIQIVDISDVSNPKFGNVVKLNGYNRPWRISIADGYLYVARATDKTLDIFNLSDPKSPRIVGSYTASTSALDSFSGVAVKGNYAYVTEYHNGVRVIDISDKSHPVEVKNIMGIDANDVKILGDYAYVSVRYQGFSVIDISNPNQAFVAGKGTEIAGYIEGIFPTDYYTFLAGESMGFGIYDTSDPKQPSLIVNVPVVGGVDSVVAKDDYLFIGAHNDGMWVVDTKDKENPFESAFIETPGRFNDVSIQGNYLFGAGEWGGLNMIDISNPEQPVKVFVDYKDNIASVLPDGNYVYTSAGIVDISSPYNPAYIARDPHFNGNLAKYKDNYLLVASYLGSYTGVHVIDVSNKQNPVVIATYEAGKPFYDVEVLGDTAVALTGNDVVTIDLRNIQAPKTIGKVSYPGQWVGYGLSVLDNVVYASGGPIGDIRAFDISNPADIKLIKSLEIPGTMYMDVFGYNGYIYTGEKFGAYVISAIGSEYIPPIEPTPIPTPVPTPEPTLVPTPEPTPVPTPVPTPEPTLVPTPEPTPVPPTPEPTLVPTPEPTPGPEEHGNIVMIVGNVNLNSGDKAVKIHLENMGYTVAIIDDSISKSEDAEGKELVIISSTSSPTFVSKKFKDVNVPVVTWESYIYDDMKMTGTMGGTDYKIIRDQTEVSIIGEGHELSAGLKGTVKVFGARMAENTGIPSDNSIMIANSPNYPQLYTVFGYEKGVEMAGMTAPERRVGLFLSDDSAAQLTADGWKLFDAAVIWAIGGDIQVPPTPEPTLVPTPEPTPVPPTPESTLVPTPEPTPVPPTPEPTLVPTPEPTPVPDVKGEIVMIVGNTNLNSGDSAVKIHLEEMGYTVTIIDDTVSKAEDAEGKELVIISSTSSPTFVSKKFMTVNVPVVTWESYIYDDMKMTGTKGRADYRVIPKQTEIIITDSEHPLSGGLSGTVAVLGDINKENLGLPSDGGLKIAASSDYPELYAVFGYEKGAEMVGITAPERRVGLFLSDNSATELTSEGWEIFDAAVLWGAGIL
- a CDS encoding 4Fe-4S dicluster domain-containing protein; this encodes MSFLPTMGEVLKQFLKKPATNLFPSKYLPRSVTGFLGQVSEGKAEINPTISIPENFRGKIVYDRDACIGCKICTRMCPANAIEFIKETKTVRIYVTQCIFCSQCNDVCPANCLHMSSEFTLANENRYDESLIVE
- a CDS encoding respiratory chain complex I subunit 1 family protein, whose amino-acid sequence is MTIISAGAGVIAGTVAVAVFGMVLGLLLLGIDRKFAAHMQARVGPPIRQPFIDVLKLLAKDSVVPENAIKSVFNAAPVIALASAITVLLYIPIGSIAPVFGNYGDIILVMYLLTVPALAMVAGGFASGSPYASVGAQREMVTMIAYEFPLAVVIIAVAWRLSVAGISDPFSLATISGVATGVTIWSVAGPLGIIGCILLLIVLAWVTPAELSRVPCDTPEAETELCGGLVVEYSGRNLAMFYIAGGVKTVAMLALSVAVFLPWNLSWFVAMSPEAGLIADLAFFVLKMVAVLFVSVSLIRVSMARFRINHVVTIYWGYLALIGVLALILIGADAILTGGIFV
- a CDS encoding hydrogenase large subunit, with translation MSDNKKNAPYKIPIGPIHPALKEPILFTFKMNGEVIEEVDFSPGKVHRGIEWMGMRRNPVQIVHLTDRICGICGVTHTFAFSRAVEQVAGIRVPERAQYIRTIMAELERIQSHLLWAGVAAHELGFDTLFNLAWRVREESLDVIEYITGNRINYGIIQIGGVRRDIVKEQIPRIEEALSYYEGLVDKMLKLFLHDKTINMRCRGSGILTKKAALELCTVGPTARASGLKFDVRIDSPYGAYGDIDFDMVLPECYLSETNGDVYDRIVVRILEIPQSVSIIRQCLKNMPGEEGDILWEPKMPKLLSACKKAGGEAVGRVEAPRGECIHYVRMKKADAPYMWKVKASTYSNQLAWLEILKGEQIADIPIIVASIDPCMSCTDRVSVIRKNSSEIFTKEQLHRMSVEKTRGLN
- a CDS encoding NADH-quinone oxidoreductase subunit C, translated to MSDIKRTPLTANEIADRFSDKFAGKISDISIRQWTEGAKSTPVNSVWITIERSILHDAVKEVISIDYPHFGVISAVDEVDFVELLYHMYVYFGCPGKGVEITLKVALPKEDLIIPTISDLIPGAVYSEREKRELMGVEVADIPDKRGLFLPDDFPKGIYPWRKDDAGIKEGMVKDLWAVGRPEDRPNPPVKPKPKKEAKSGGDETKNSAPKNDVWPPEKSDEENKAEIKPCELAEVKGE